The Montipora foliosa isolate CH-2021 chromosome 10, ASM3666993v2, whole genome shotgun sequence genomic sequence CCTCCAGGGCACAAACTTGAATCTTATTCTTTCTAATAGCATGGTAGCGTCGTGGTTAATTTGAAGACACCATAGCAAGAACCGATTACCTTGCGTGAGCATTtatggccgtgttttcacgagcggtttttcaggtcgcttagcgagtgacaatCGGAAATCGCCTGAAAACAGTCGCTTttccaactcgcttaaagttaagcttGTCGGCAAATTTCagtagaattctcattaaatttaagccaccaaaccaggtagcttaagcgggttggcaattactttcggccaatgaggagtcgcttgcggttCTTCAAGTCGGAAATACAAGTGACGTGCTATTTtaattattagggagcttacgaaacgaggacgacgacggctacgaggacttcatttaaaaatacgagttcgcgttatttttatcactacgaaactatttcatgtcgtttcgcggtaaaaatgtgtagtaactgttgaggaattaaactggtacgagtgggttggaagcgtagagagagaactgaaaactcatcgtcatgtgctaacgtcctccacagaaccttgaatttggtcatttcacgtcgtcatttaggagatgacggcaaagaaatgtaccaaaatgtaaaacgcacgtgcagagcgtgcagagccattgtttttgctcactaaacctattgttttgtagcgtcgccgttgccgtcggcgtcgtcgtttcgtaagctccctattgtattggcacgtgctctcttCTCATTTCATCTTACCCGTGAAgacacgtatcatttttaagtcgcttaacgaagtcttCAAACAAGCCATTGTCAGGAATGTGAAGCGAGACAATGGCTGTCGTGAAACACGACCTATGTacttgatacatttctttgtatgaGAAACAAAATCGTTTGCAGTGCACTTGAAATGTGGTATACATTTCTTTCCTGGATGAGCACAAACAATCCTTTCTTAGCGCGTGCCTTAAACGTGTCAGCAACCAGTTAAGTCGCTTGGCACGCGCATTAAGCGTTTTAGCACTTTCAGTTTTTTTACGGATTTATTCCATTCCACGATTGCTCTCTGGTAGAACGAAGTCTTGTAATAATCCTTAAGAGAAACAATCACTTTGTCTGGTGGGTTAAACACTTTGGTACAACTCTTTGGCAAGTGAGTTCAAAGATTTGCTGCATTTCTTTTAATGTGCTCAGACAAATTGCGTTATAGACCATTTTAACTGATAATTATAATAAGGCAGCCttcgaatttttttaaaatttttgttcattgttttggGCCATTGCGTTTTTGCAATATAATTTCATAGACTAAAATTGCCGTCTCAGTTTGCGGACTACTACAAAAAATAGACCCATTAAAAGGATTTATAGGGACGATGttgaaaaggaacaaaaaatgccagtttccttttttcaagCGCAGATGCACAGGCTCTTAAcatcattttttcattctccaGTGATAAATTGTTATTATCTTAACTTATTTTAGTTTATTAAGATGGAGGTATGATTCTTGTAAAATTCTAATGTTGATTAATCCCTATAATCATAGTTTCCTAAGTGCAGTTATAGATTAGTAAATAGAAATGTTAATAAACTTGTATGTTTAAGCGGGGATTTTaggacttaaggacggtgcctactaattcaaaggtatttttgcgcagtttactgactatgcgggataagcagatcttaacaagtgttattgaaatccagaaagaaaattaggggtaaccacgcatttttagaagataattaatcaacactatttgtaaaaagttttaaaatacaaagcaatgtatggcgttcttttccaacttcaaacttaattatctctgaaaaatgcgtggttacccccaattttccttctggataccaagagcacttgctaaattctgctttctccgcatagttttgaacagcgcaaaaatatccctgtattaataagcacccccgataggaaatccaagtatcacgagatgcgcagaacgtatgcgcaataacaacaggCACTGTTCTTAAGTGAAACATTAAAGCAGCTTTTAATTGTAAATGTTCATTGATGGTCAGGAATAGGCCCACGGGTATCAGTCAGCAACTCGTTTCCACAAAGGTGCACAGAAAAAGGACGTTAAGATAACAGGGCTGAATCCAAAGTGCAGTCTAATTTTATGCCACTCTTGTAGTGAACCGGTTTCCATGCATACTGTCCAGCAAGAGGACCTCCCCTCCCCAAGAAAATTGAGAAGTGCCTGGATTTAAGAGCAAACATGAAGAAACTAAATCTTGATAAGGATGTCATAAACTACTTGGCATTGACTCATGCAAGGATGGGTTTGTGGATGACTGAGGGGTGATTACGAAACAATTTCAGAAATGGGTACAGAGTAGATAAGACCTCAAATTCATATAGTGgtatacaatttttttttgaaaataagagtagaaatatacataataaaaataatgttgatgaaAATAATAGCAGCAATGATAATCACTATATCATATCATAACTTTATGAAATTATCAAACTTAAGGTGCttttgattgaccctattctggaacAAGAAcatgtggagtgatgatttaaaatgaaattttagcaCATGTCTGACAAGTTTAAAGTGAATCttcgtaaaaacaaaggatttctaacttctattccatgcgtattcctattccggaatatggtcaatcaaaCTCACCCTTAAAAATTATGaacatttattttttactgATCTAAGTTTATAACTTACAGGTACTTACATGTACTTAACTGTTataaaagtcaaattttcttccCATACTGCCACCACTTTAGGTGAAAACATTTTGTTATACACATAACTATATCTCCCAAGTGACTAGGATTGACAtttaaaattattgagggaTTTGACCCAGAGACAGTAAAAGTAGCTTTCTTTGTATCGCTTGGTATCTTGTTTTCCAGTTGGTGCAAATGATGTTTcaggtaaatttaaaaaaaatattaatattgtATTGAGTTGGTCAACATTCTTACGAACAACACATCCAAATGTACTACTTAGTCATTACCTAAACCAACTAACTTTTTTTATCGACTGAGTTTGAAGTTACAGTTGTCTCATTTTTGACCTACGGCAGTTTCCATCCTGAAATAGTTCTCTTTTCAGGTCAAGTGTACTGTTGGTTTTTTCGTGGGTGGGGAAAACTGACATGCGCAGAGAAAAACTTCTCAGAGAAGGATGATGGAGAACAAACAAAATGCGTTTAGTTGATAAATAAATTTCCAAGTGGGATAATTCATATAATTACCCTGTCTAAAGAAACCACTAGTGAATAACAAAACACTTGATGCAGTGAAGCTTCATTTTTGGCCATTCATGTACTATTATCTGTCCATGTTGAATAATTACCTTGAAAGCTGGCATCGTCATAAGCACTTACCCCTACCCATAGTGTGCTCATACAGGAGTTCCTTGTTCCTGGTTTCTGTATGAATCAATAAGCACTTTTCGATTTGCAGGTAACGTAGCAAAATATGTCTTTTGTTCCTCTGAGTATCTTATAGCCACTGGTACAATGTCCCTAAAACTCCAATCCTTCCAGTGGAAATTAAACTTTTCAAGCAGTTCGATTTTCTTTTCATCCCCCTTCACTACATCCTCAGGTTCCTTTCTTGACAAGTTAGGCACCTGAACGTTTTTAAAAATGATCACACCTCTAATTGCAAACCAGCCACCATATTTAGGATGCACACTCACTCCACAAATCTTTGTTTTTTCATCCCAAGGGTCTTTTTCTTTTGGTACACTACTGCGCTGGTAATAAAATGCTCCTGCCGCAACATGCGCTGCTGTTTGCACCAACACTTTCGGTCGACGACTGGGAAGCATCTCAAAGTCGTGGATGGTTTCTATCTCGTGATGTGGAAACTCACACTTGATTTTCTTAAATAAATGGGTCATGAACTGGTCGAGGGGATCTCCACCCTGAATGCAAGAGGACTCTCTAATGAAGGGCTTGAACCCGTCGTCGAACATCAGGGGGGTGCTGATCACAACAAGTCCAAGAGTGTCGTACAAATGGGGTAGTGCAAATGCCTTGTGCACCACCTGATCGTTATACCAGCCAATCTGACAAAGGAAAGGAATCAGTACGATTTAATATGGTCCTGGCAAATGCCCAGTGAAAAATCAATCCTTTTTACCCAAATGCTTTACCGGTAATAGATACATAcgtaacaatgatgatgatgataaagacTAACTTTATTCAACTGCCAAGTGCATTTAActataataatcactttatttaagtctcaaggttatttggCACAGCACAAGcactctactaattggggagacaaCAAATGAACTGACAttaatcagaacaaatcaaatcaaatgttggtttctgaggagaggggaaaacctctcagagcagagaagagaaccaacaaactcaacccatgtATGGCGTCGAATTCGGGAATCaatcccgggccacattggtggaaggcgagtgctctcaccactgcaccagccctttgggtcacctcgcagctcttacaaggtctcacctgattggagaccacccttgaggtttaacaaaagaacaaataacagaaacaatggaccctaagCCTAAACCAAAAgagccattgtttctgttaccctaggccttaaacaaaagggccattgtttctgttatttgttcttttgttaaacctcaagggtggtctccaatcaggtgagaccttgtaggagctgcgaggctaccggcCCTTTTCCTGTATTTAGCATTGGGAAACTAATTCGGGACACTATGTGCTTAAGAAAtcaactaaaatcaaatcaacacaTATCCAATCATTGGCTGGCTTTTTTACgaaaggggaaaaccagagtacccagagaaaaacctcttggagcagagtagagaaccaacaaacttaacccacttATGACGGCAAGTCGAACCCAAGCCACAAtgtggtgggaggcgagtactaTGACCACTGCACAATCTCTGCACCCCTTAGCGTAAAACAGACagtatatagaggatattacatggccgcttggggatacgaattttatcttcgagtgcttcAAGTATCTCTCATGAGTGAgcgatactttcagcacgagaagataaaattcgtatccccaagcggccatttaatgttctgtttattatatagatattgatgaaatgtctagatttaaaacaacttgttttattcattttcgaaatgatgaaaaagtggtcaccaactgctaaaacacgcatgttgcgtaacatgaaacaagatatgaaagttatgaaaaacaaatcatgataatgtcaaattttgcaataaaaatgttaatgtagtagagaagagtTATATTAAAGggcaaaagtatcttacaatgaagagaaagctcgcgttttattagCTAATcttgttggttaccatgacaacaccaaTATCCttacatgtgaaagataaaaatgatatgttcactgtgCGTGGAGAAGACATGATTTTTTAGCAAAAGGAGAAGTCCTggaatttcatcaatatctatataataaacttAATTAATTTATAGTCATTGCTGTTATCACATTGCATACTGGTCTCTTTTAGAGTGCTTAGATATTTTAAAAGGACCAAGTTCTTCTTTAGTCCCTGACAAGACTCAGCAACCTTTTAAATTTATTAACCATAATTTGAATCCTTCAGTTTAATGTTTGAACccttttgattttcttcgcttTATGTCATCTCTGCatttcaaaaaatgcttggTAATCAAAAAGCTCTTAGCCACACATGCAAATGCCGAATTGTAACAAGAGAAGAAGATGGTTACAGATTAAGTTCGATACAGGTTTAATCCGGGAGTATAATGTTattaaagataaaataattaaaaaaaataaacatctcTTCTGATTATTCGAAAGTATTATGTTAAGCTCGATCAGCGTAGAaataatagagtgttttcacgtgacgtcacggcggccatgttggtgtccccaaacaatgaaatggcggccatattggtgtcccgatccaatcctctgggaattgagctctattattgTGCAAacagtttcctttgtttcggtggaaaaacaaggttactgatcacgtgagtgaaaacactctatagatcGAGAGATCGGTGGTACATCACTTCACTTTCGATTGTTGGACAACCGTGTAATTTGACCAGCCTTTTCAATTCTATAAACGTGTTATTTAACAATGACGTACTAATATAGTTATAAACCTTAAAAGGATGCAATTCCAGTCCCACTGGGGCCAAAATATCTTGAACTTTTGCGACAATTTCTTTCGCTCTGATTTCCTCCATTTTGAATTCGATGCCAGTCTTGTCTCGGTTTGTTCCCGATGAAAGTTATCAAAATATGGACCAATGGACTCGGAATCTGGGAGTTGTAAACTGAGAACTCGAAATTTTTAAGAGAACCTTCTGATATTGCTAgtttgatttcaattcattgacgtacttttttcttgttttatttttatatttttattttcttaattgCTAGAATTGTCGCGTCTTTGTAAGCTAACACCTTGTTGCGCCCGCAGGAGTTTATGGCCTAAAACCGAGGTGGGATTCCAGGAGTCCCCGCTTAGATATCAGggagtagggagtttaagatctgcgacgcgacagtaacgaaaacgtcatttaaaattgcaagttcaggttcaTTAATCGttttcgtcgttatgtcggcttgtctatcttctaaaaactagtgtaacctTCCaagaactgaattaggaggtgcggtattgaatctacgacagaaaatttaaattcgctgccttttgttcacgttctccgtaaaacttgagaattggtcatttcacgtcgtagatttgccgaaaacgtgaaagaaatgtacaaaaactaaaaatgcacgtgcagagcgtgcaaagctattgtttttgctcattaaatatgcaaaatttgtgacgttttcgttgccgtcgcgtcgtagatcttaaactccctagtttaagatctgcgacgcgacagtaacgaaaacgtcatttaaaattccaACTTCAGGTTagttaatctttttcgtcattatgttggtttatctaacttctaaaaactagtgtaactttcaaggaactgaattaggaggtgcggtgttgaagctacgacagaaaattcaaattcgctgccttgtgttcacgttctctgaaaaactttagaaatggtaatttcacgtcgtagatttgcagaaaacgtgaaagaaatgtacaaaaatgaaaaatgcacgcacagagcgtgcaaagctattgtttttgctaattaaatatgcataatttgtgacgttttcgctgccgtcgcgtcgtagatcttaaactccctatcaAGATGATTTGACGTATTTGAAGACTTCATACAATTAAATTTACTGTGATTAGATCACACTGGAGCGAACAGTGTGGTCCTGGGTAAAACGTTCTAGGGGCGCAAGGTATCCTTGGGAAGAGATGAGCACCAGGCGAGCAGACGGAGGATTCAGGGCGTAACGAAGGTGAGTTGTCTggtgttatttcttttgaatattCATCACTTTGAACAAGGGGAAAAAGCTTTAGAACAcagttttgaaaagaaaattgaaaaattcgACTTAATAGTTAAATACTCAGCCACAAAAACGACAGACTCATTTGCatttgggtgatactaattgttATGATCTTATGGCCCGTACGTCTCCGCGCGCATTTTCATGCTAAACTATTGGGGAAATCCTCGGGTGAGGGctgtacgcattagcgcgagcagggccgaaaaaagccgtacggcccaactaaaacacgtactgctccttgcgatgcaattttaggggatttcgtcgcttttaaactcGGTCAcggcgcacggacctcgcttcggtcggtccgtacgccatgacctctggccaaatattttcccgtccggccctcccactcagtcaataagtacataatatTGGTACATATATTTATGAGCGGTTGCTAGCGCAAAAAGAGTTTGCGCGTGAAAAAGATTTGCTTCAGTGATAAGTCCATATTCATAACGCAGTTTGAATGCAGTCCGCGAACCCTCAAGATGTTCTTGTGATTTTGACATGAGAACTGTCGGATAAGAACGCTCGTCTTGGTTCAAACGAGAGACGCTAAGTGGTTTTAAGGCGAATTCTCGTTAAGTTATTTTGACTCCTTTAATTAAAGACATTGATACCCGAACATTCAAACCCGTGAATTGAAATACATGGAAAACTTAATCAAAGAAAGTATATACATCTATAAAGTTTGATATGGAAACATAGCATGTTCAAATCTCCTGGGATTAAGGTTCTTTGTGtcttgtatttgcattataatgtagcattcccgtttaaatgatatggaaatacctgaaacgaaacgttttattcccaaagggtttgaattgggtacaacattgagttagccgatttagtCTAGTTTATTTTCCCCCAAAACTACGTTTAAAAATGGACACTTTTCTGATGGTGATGGGGACTAGTGCAATTTGGGTAAATAGaacggttttcagttgagtgtcgaaagcaattagcgaattactttggttttgcattactttactcagtgattggctcaaattTCTcgggccactttttcaaccaatcagaagtgaaaccaaaaacaatcctggctcgcgcgtgcacattttcccgcgctttgggtcggctacgtgtaataacttcgagttttgattggtttactggattgtctccgtcctttttgattggccaaagtaattactttggttttggttttatgacactcgattgaaactcgctctaattcTCAAAAATGATGATGGACTATTGTTGACAGTTATAATTATGGTCACGAAAAACTCGTGGTTTTAAGACAAGGTGAACAAAACCAAGAGCAAACCCCTCTCTTTAAAAAGTTGTGTTCGCAGACGCAAAGTgattattgttttaattttatatcCAGGAAAGCTTCGCCGCTAATCATCCAGAGAACACAGTACGGGAAAAAGAAACACGCTTGAAAGGTAAGAAATTTCTCTATGCGGATTTAATTGTCATAGTATTACTTCATCCAATCACAATCCACTCAAAGAGtccaatgaaccaatcagaatgcaaaGCAGATAAACTCAGCCGGCGATGGGAAAACGCGTTCGAGAGATAAACAGTTcatttgtgattggtcaaaaaagagccggggggggggggggggtccataAACTGATCGCGAATCTTAGACAACCGAAATCAACTCTCCTCTTGTAGGAAACTGTGTAAtagcgttttcacgtgacgtcacggcggccatgttggtgtccccaactaatcctccgggaatcgagctctattatcaacaaacgcttccttttgtttcggtggaaaaacaaggttactgatcacgtgagtaaaaacactctatagctTGTGTGCTTGTTAGGTTAATGTATGACGATTTGCATAAAATGGCGCA encodes the following:
- the LOC137973327 gene encoding cyanocobalamin reductase / alkylcobalamin dealkylase-like; translated protein: MEEIRAKEIVAKVQDILAPVGLELHPFKIGWYNDQVVHKAFALPHLYDTLGLVVISTPLMFDDGFKPFIRESSCIQGGDPLDQFMTHLFKKIKCEFPHHEIETIHDFEMLPSRRPKVLVQTAAHVAAGAFYYQRSSVPKEKDPWDEKTKICGVSVHPKYGGWFAIRGVIIFKNVQVPNLSRKEPEDVVKGDEKKIELLEKFNFHWKDWSFRDIVPVAIRYSEEQKTYFATLPANRKVLIDSYRNQEQGTPV